The genome window GAGAGCGGTAACGGGCACAAGGTTCGCCTCATGCTCAGCCTGCTCGACATCGATTACAAACTGGTCCTGAAGGACATCCACAAGGGCGAAACCAGGACGCCGGAATTCCTGGCGATCAACCCGGTCGGACGCATTCCGGCCCTGCAGTTTGCCGATGGTCGCGTGCTGGCGGAATCGAATGCGATCCTGTGCTATCTGGCCGAGGGTACGCCATTCCTACCGCAGGATCGGTTCGCCCGCGCACAGGTTCTGAGCTGGCTGATGTGGGAGCAATACGAGCACGAACCCAATATCGCCGTCGCCCGTTTCTGGGCGCACCATCTGGAGATGACGCCGGAGCGGATAAAGCTGATCGAGGAGAAGCGGGCAAAGGGGCGCAACGCCCTGTCTCTGATGGAGATGAATTTCTCCTATGCAAACTGGGCCGTAGGAAATGACCCGACCGTCGCGGACGTCTCACTGTACTCCTACACCAGTGTGGCCGAAGAGGGAGGCATCGACCTGGCCCCCTATCCAGCGGTCCGGAAGTGGCTGGACCGCGTCGCCGCCCTGCCCGGCTTCATCCCCATGACGCCCTTCGAGGAGACGCGGTGACATGCAACAGGCTGAGGATTTCCGGGCGGAAAGCCTTGCACTGCACGCACTGTTGAAGTCGATACCGCCGGACCATTTCGACGAACCGACTCAGTTCAAGGACTGGACGATCAACGATATCCTGCAGCACCTGCATTTCTGGAACGGCATGGCAGCGCTGCAGATCACCGATCCTGACACGCTCTCGACGCGAATCGATGACGCCCTGTCGAACCGGAACGGCATGCGCGCCTTTGAACGCGACTTTCTGAACGATCCGCGCGGCGCCGCACTGCTTGAGGCCTGGGCAGCCGACGTAACGCGAGTGGCGGGCCTGTATGCCGGCATCGATCCCAAGCGGCGTCTGTGCTGGGCCGGACCGGACATGAGTGCCCGGTCCTCCATGACCGCACGGCTGATGGAAACCTGGGCGCAC of Alphaproteobacteria bacterium contains these proteins:
- a CDS encoding glutathione S-transferase family protein, with the translated sequence MTDLTLYDCLESGNGHKVRLMLSLLDIDYKLVLKDIHKGETRTPEFLAINPVGRIPALQFADGRVLAESNAILCYLAEGTPFLPQDRFARAQVLSWLMWEQYEHEPNIAVARFWAHHLEMTPERIKLIEEKRAKGRNALSLMEMNFSYANWAVGNDPTVADVSLYSYTSVAEEGGIDLAPYPAVRKWLDRVAALPGFIPMTPFEETR
- a CDS encoding TIGR03084 family metal-binding protein encodes the protein MQQAEDFRAESLALHALLKSIPPDHFDEPTQFKDWTINDILQHLHFWNGMAALQITDPDTLSTRIDDALSNRNGMRAFERDFLNDPRGAALLEAWAADVTRVAGLYAGIDPKRRLCWAGPDMSARSSMTARLMETWAHGQAIYDHLGVARQNDDRIRNIVVLGINTYAWSFSNRGKEPPAPPPMLRLTAPSGSEWVFGDDDTGGLIEGPAEAFCQVVTQCRNVADTALRVSGAHAEAWMACAQCFAGPPMTPPAPGTRHIR